The Epilithonimonas zeae genome contains a region encoding:
- a CDS encoding TonB-dependent receptor plug domain-containing protein, with protein sequence MFKYFYFFFFSFAFISIKAQSDKLPITIQVFDDLQKPLSDAVIKDQGKEIPTNSDGNATILLSKGKHILLISHERFDEKEFHLHVENQQTYIVSLKKEVKIEEVVITAKEGKGLTSKSVIDRQAMQHLQPSSFADLMELLPGGLARDPNLSTANRVLLRENTGGPSSYTTTSLGVQFMIDDNVWNTNANLQTSIDESQMGEAAKYRNTTGIGTDTRTISTNDIEKVEVIRGIPSAAYGDLTSGLIKIERKIGYSPLEARFKADGFSKQYYVGKGLVLNKNWNLNVNMDLLDSRQNPTDEFQNYQRITASIRSRLKTKLWQKDLEWRSNIDFSNNLDKIKYDPDTGYALTDSYKNSNQRISFTNNFTYNLDSKSFFNKIVVNTAIRQGIEKIEQVKLVQLSGPRALSLATTAGENVGIYPNTRYIAESSTDGKPLDLSLFLQTTGSRKVGKFNNQYEAGFDWKYSKNNGDGQQWDLETPPSATIGARPRAFKDIPAWKNLAVFAGNQMSYNLNQHKFSLYTGLRVSKLLGIDHSYAISKKTFAEPRVNFQYNLPIVMVGNYPLKTDVTLGYGILYKQPTLLMLYPNQRFTDYAQLNYYHDDENYRYVNFMTFVQNLENKNLTAAKNIKKEIRLDLSYRNHEFFITYFNENLKNGFRSTLQTQIISYKKYDSNYIDLSQWGENGPDLTNVPYETVREFGNYSITENGSATLKDGVEFGYTSPRIKGINTKFTLTGAWFRTQYRNTVPVLERPSISLAGSNYQYYGIYKNDLGYVNENLNYNLMLDTFIPSLGLIVSASIQGSLYNYQKYDQRIPQPISYVDLDGVTHTFTDADRTDTYRRWLVRSVTSDDRPRRETYVIRANFKVTKIIYKNLKTSMFVNRLFSYEHPYYFLGNKIERQAGNNPYFGMELNYNF encoded by the coding sequence GTGTTCAAGTATTTTTATTTTTTCTTTTTCAGTTTTGCTTTTATTAGTATTAAAGCACAATCCGATAAACTGCCTATCACAATTCAGGTTTTTGATGATTTGCAGAAACCGCTATCTGATGCTGTCATAAAAGATCAAGGAAAAGAGATCCCTACAAATTCGGACGGAAATGCAACAATCCTATTGTCAAAAGGAAAGCACATCCTACTCATCTCTCACGAACGTTTTGACGAAAAGGAATTCCATCTCCACGTAGAGAATCAACAGACTTACATTGTGTCTTTAAAAAAAGAAGTTAAAATTGAGGAAGTTGTAATAACAGCAAAAGAAGGAAAAGGCCTTACCAGCAAGTCCGTTATTGACAGGCAAGCGATGCAGCACCTGCAACCATCCAGTTTTGCAGACCTAATGGAACTTCTTCCCGGAGGATTGGCACGAGACCCAAACTTAAGTACCGCAAATAGAGTTTTGTTGCGTGAAAATACCGGAGGTCCTTCTTCATACACGACCACATCTCTTGGTGTACAATTTATGATTGATGACAATGTTTGGAATACTAATGCCAATTTGCAAACATCAATCGATGAATCACAGATGGGTGAAGCCGCAAAATATAGAAATACAACGGGCATTGGAACCGATACGCGAACTATATCTACCAACGACATAGAAAAAGTGGAAGTTATCCGAGGAATACCTTCTGCTGCTTATGGCGATCTCACCTCTGGGTTAATTAAAATTGAGAGAAAAATAGGTTATTCGCCACTGGAAGCCAGATTCAAAGCGGATGGTTTTAGCAAACAGTATTATGTCGGAAAAGGTCTTGTTCTGAATAAAAACTGGAATCTGAATGTGAATATGGACTTGTTGGATTCCAGACAAAATCCTACGGACGAATTTCAAAATTACCAGCGTATAACAGCTTCGATAAGATCAAGGCTAAAAACAAAACTCTGGCAAAAAGATTTGGAATGGCGATCCAATATCGATTTCTCTAATAATCTTGATAAAATAAAATACGATCCAGATACAGGATACGCCTTAACCGACTCTTATAAAAACTCGAATCAAAGAATCAGTTTTACTAATAATTTCACCTACAATCTTGATTCAAAATCTTTCTTTAATAAGATTGTTGTAAACACAGCGATCCGACAAGGAATCGAAAAAATTGAACAGGTTAAATTGGTTCAATTATCAGGTCCAAGAGCTTTATCATTAGCAACAACTGCTGGAGAAAATGTGGGCATATATCCCAACACAAGATATATTGCAGAATCATCAACAGACGGAAAGCCTTTGGATTTATCATTATTCCTACAAACAACAGGCTCGAGAAAAGTTGGCAAATTTAATAATCAATATGAAGCAGGTTTTGATTGGAAGTACTCTAAAAACAATGGGGATGGACAACAGTGGGATTTAGAAACGCCACCTTCTGCTACTATTGGAGCAAGGCCTAGAGCTTTCAAAGATATCCCTGCCTGGAAGAACTTGGCCGTTTTTGCTGGTAATCAAATGTCTTACAATCTGAATCAACACAAATTTTCTTTATATACAGGTTTGCGTGTCTCCAAGCTTTTAGGTATTGATCATTCCTATGCCATCAGTAAAAAAACATTTGCAGAACCAAGAGTCAATTTCCAGTACAACCTTCCAATTGTAATGGTTGGAAATTATCCGCTGAAGACAGATGTGACTCTCGGCTACGGGATTTTGTATAAACAACCGACTCTGCTAATGTTATATCCTAACCAAAGATTTACAGATTATGCACAACTGAATTATTATCACGATGATGAGAATTACCGTTATGTCAATTTTATGACTTTTGTTCAGAATCTTGAAAACAAAAATTTGACGGCAGCTAAAAATATTAAGAAGGAGATACGTTTGGATTTGAGTTACAGAAATCATGAATTCTTTATTACTTATTTTAATGAAAATCTTAAAAACGGTTTTAGAAGCACATTACAAACTCAGATTATATCGTACAAAAAATACGATTCCAATTACATCGACTTGTCACAATGGGGAGAAAATGGTCCTGATTTGACTAATGTACCTTATGAGACTGTACGCGAATTTGGAAATTACTCTATTACAGAAAACGGAAGTGCCACTTTAAAAGACGGGGTTGAATTTGGCTATACATCTCCAAGAATTAAAGGTATTAATACCAAATTCACGCTCACAGGAGCTTGGTTCAGGACACAATACAGAAATACTGTTCCTGTCTTGGAACGTCCTTCAATTTCTTTGGCAGGAAGTAACTATCAATACTATGGAATTTATAAAAATGACCTCGGTTATGTTAATGAGAATCTGAATTATAATCTGATGCTAGACACTTTCATTCCCAGCTTAGGATTAATCGTTTCTGCGTCTATACAAGGTTCTCTCTATAATTACCAAAAATACGATCAAAGAATTCCGCAACCTATTTCTTATGTGGATCTGGATGGTGTTACCCATACTTTTACAGATGCAGATAGAACAGACACTTATAGACGCTGGCTGGTACGATCTGTTACATCCGATGATAGGCCCAGAAGGGAAACTTATGTGATCCGAGCTAATTTCAAAGTCACCAAAATTATTTACAAAAACCTTAAAACATCGATGTTTGTCAACAGGTTATTCAGCTACGAGCATCCCTATTATTTTTTAGGGAATAAAATTGAAAGACAAGCTGGTAACAACCCTTATTTCGGAATGGAACTTAATTATAATTTTTAA
- a CDS encoding DUF4876 domain-containing protein → MKKRFLAIGFMAILASSAVIVSCSKDDDDFGTEVSQKSVLTVTLKGDNIATYKTLDIEILETNTGAITKKTLENVSAYSFELPYGSYKISANGTVITKDNEEVQVGASAEQDINSGVVNLSLPLVIKQFNNDFIIEEVFFAGVKTNEGKNYNNSRYFKITNNTDEVLYADRLMIATSEFFTTVARTVTPYIVDQAFPISAVMIVPGTGKEHPVQPGSFIVIADNAINHTTSNGFDLTKADFEFPSTNPSLGQVDNPSVPNMNIAYTQMTYNMIFLYTTSQQGYALARLPEGQTADTFLAENKYDYSYTNSAGGVTNKSVYKIPNTWIVDALNTSRDDDFLQILTAPSIDAGWTTASPGYNGKTVRRKVLGTMSNGKNLYKDTNNSTADFVRNSEPSLKNGIVK, encoded by the coding sequence ATGAAAAAAAGATTTTTAGCAATCGGTTTTATGGCCATACTCGCTTCTTCAGCAGTCATTGTTTCTTGTTCTAAAGATGATGATGATTTTGGGACAGAAGTTTCACAGAAAAGTGTTCTTACTGTAACTTTAAAAGGTGACAATATTGCGACTTACAAAACTCTTGACATAGAAATTCTTGAAACAAATACTGGAGCAATTACAAAAAAAACATTGGAGAATGTAAGTGCATATTCTTTTGAATTGCCTTATGGATCTTACAAAATCTCAGCAAACGGAACCGTTATCACAAAAGATAATGAAGAAGTACAAGTGGGAGCTTCTGCAGAGCAGGATATCAACAGTGGCGTAGTTAATTTATCTTTACCATTAGTGATTAAACAATTCAACAATGATTTCATCATAGAAGAAGTTTTCTTTGCAGGTGTAAAAACAAATGAAGGTAAAAACTATAATAATTCCCGCTATTTTAAAATCACTAATAATACGGATGAAGTTCTTTATGCAGACCGTTTAATGATTGCCACTTCAGAATTTTTCACTACAGTTGCAAGAACAGTTACTCCTTACATTGTGGATCAGGCTTTTCCTATTAGTGCAGTTATGATTGTTCCGGGAACAGGAAAAGAACATCCAGTCCAACCAGGAAGTTTCATCGTTATTGCTGATAATGCGATTAATCACACCACTTCTAACGGTTTTGATCTGACAAAAGCGGATTTTGAATTCCCTTCTACCAACCCAAGTTTAGGACAGGTTGATAATCCAAGTGTGCCGAATATGAACATCGCTTATACTCAGATGACTTATAATATGATTTTCCTTTACACAACAAGTCAGCAAGGATACGCATTGGCTAGACTTCCTGAGGGACAAACTGCTGATACATTCTTGGCTGAAAACAAATATGATTATTCTTATACAAATTCAGCTGGAGGCGTAACCAATAAGAGTGTTTACAAAATCCCAAATACCTGGATTGTAGATGCCCTTAACACGAGTCGTGACGATGACTTCCTTCAAATCCTTACAGCACCATCAATTGATGCAGGATGGACAACAGCATCTCCTGGATATAATGGAAAAACTGTTAGAAGAAAAGTATTAGGAACAATGTCCAATGGTAAAAACCTTTACAAAGACACCAATAACTCAACAGCAGATTTTGTTCGTAACTCTGAACCAAGTCTGAAAAACGGTATTGTTAAATAA
- a CDS encoding DUF6850 family outer membrane beta-barrel protein → MNQSKFVIVFFICIGFSFVFGQDSLRLLTKINNQYNEERIQIQNFYYNPASMSDYSSSSMSEFSLNYQSDNQKTYLRQLGSGDTGLSLKTNSFKKLKSNSAVWGNAGYSNMTKKNLSYNENLDFERIAPYVTQDSVGGNLNLETYHFAGGYAKKMNRFSFGLFGSYDAQMAYRSRDPRVKNTTSDLIISAGINYKVYQDYEIGVFGEFNKYTQNGSVNFVNEVSYPIIYQSVGFGYTNYLFNNDSKTQYEELGYKIGGQISSKDWKDFYITGVLSSSNNIKGIEPRVGNRYYDTSDLENKISQIEAAKFFSLKNNRIGLIFNYNSTIRTGKEYGYTSNSDNRELIFKRKAYKKEQYTTSFKAFYQLTQEKYIFTAVPFFLYQEITERRIYPFSGQKYDAYTLGLDVDLKVEIKKNQVLSFKPSYSYRNINKAINALDTNLRPALIDWINQDYSILTSDVFTMGAIIRYDFTIHKLPSFFISGQWITMTIKEKNNNFGALSLGITF, encoded by the coding sequence ATGAATCAATCAAAATTTGTCATCGTATTTTTTATTTGTATCGGATTCAGTTTTGTTTTCGGACAGGATAGTTTACGCCTGCTTACAAAAATCAACAACCAATACAACGAGGAAAGAATACAAATCCAAAACTTTTACTATAATCCGGCAAGTATGTCGGATTATAGTTCTTCTTCGATGTCAGAGTTTAGTCTCAATTATCAATCTGACAATCAAAAAACTTACCTAAGACAGTTAGGTTCTGGAGACACTGGATTGAGCCTTAAAACCAATTCATTCAAAAAATTAAAATCAAATAGTGCAGTTTGGGGAAACGCAGGCTACAGTAATATGACGAAAAAAAATCTCAGTTATAATGAGAATTTGGACTTTGAAAGAATTGCGCCTTATGTAACACAAGATTCCGTTGGCGGTAATTTGAATCTTGAAACTTATCATTTCGCAGGAGGTTATGCCAAGAAAATGAATCGGTTTTCTTTTGGACTTTTCGGAAGTTACGATGCGCAGATGGCTTACAGATCGCGAGATCCTCGGGTTAAAAACACCACTTCTGATTTGATAATCTCTGCCGGAATTAATTATAAAGTTTATCAAGATTATGAAATTGGAGTATTTGGTGAATTTAATAAATATACTCAAAATGGCTCAGTCAATTTTGTGAACGAAGTCAGTTATCCAATTATTTATCAATCCGTAGGATTTGGCTACACCAACTATCTTTTCAACAATGATTCTAAGACTCAATACGAAGAATTAGGATATAAAATTGGTGGACAAATCTCCAGCAAAGATTGGAAAGATTTCTATATTACAGGGGTTCTATCAAGTTCAAACAACATCAAAGGAATTGAGCCAAGAGTTGGAAACCGTTATTATGACACAAGTGACTTGGAAAACAAAATATCTCAAATCGAAGCAGCAAAATTTTTCTCTTTGAAAAACAATCGGATTGGTTTGATCTTTAATTATAATTCCACCATCCGAACCGGAAAAGAATATGGTTACACCAGCAATTCAGACAATAGAGAATTGATTTTTAAAAGAAAAGCTTACAAAAAAGAACAGTACACTACAAGCTTCAAAGCTTTCTATCAACTAACGCAGGAAAAATATATTTTCACTGCAGTTCCATTTTTCCTTTATCAGGAAATCACAGAACGTAGAATTTATCCTTTTTCCGGACAAAAATACGATGCTTACACTTTGGGATTAGATGTGGATTTAAAAGTAGAAATCAAAAAAAATCAAGTCTTAAGCTTCAAACCTAGTTACTCATATCGTAATATCAATAAAGCGATTAATGCCTTAGACACCAATTTGAGACCTGCTCTTATCGATTGGATTAATCAGGATTATTCTATACTTACAAGTGATGTTTTCACAATGGGAGCAATCATTCGCTATGATTTTACGATTCATAAACTTCCTTCATTCTTTATAAGCGGACAATGGATAACAATGACTATTAAAGAAAAAAACAATAATTTTGGAGCTTTAAGTTTAGGCATAACATTTTAA
- a CDS encoding cytochrome-c peroxidase, giving the protein MKKVFLAIFGIFIFILFSFTPKVGQDLMDNPDPTIEEIVKSYKKAITEWPKPNINYGVSWKEFSSIKRDSLYFVKQDRPEVILGKMLFFDPKLSKSDQISCSSCHDPEMGWTDKRRVALGNDHLMGNRNTISLYNIADRKSFFWDGRAQSLEEQASGPLGAHHEMAMDVKILPKKLQKIKGYKVYFQNAYGDEKITYDRIVKALAEFQKTIKSQPSRFDQFIDGKYNALSDKEIYGMHIFRTKARCMNCHNGQNLTDESFHNIGLTYYKREYEDLGLYNVTKKPEDVGKFRTPQLRDLNLTRPWMHNGLFDDLEGIVNVYNSGMHMIDPKPEQKQKDPNYPVTDSMMQPLKLTKDEKSALISFLESLNGTKYKMRRPEFPIK; this is encoded by the coding sequence ATGAAGAAGGTTTTTCTTGCAATTTTTGGCATTTTTATTTTCATTTTATTCAGTTTTACTCCAAAAGTCGGACAAGATCTGATGGATAATCCTGATCCTACTATCGAAGAAATTGTAAAAAGCTACAAAAAAGCTATTACCGAATGGCCAAAGCCGAATATCAATTACGGTGTTTCTTGGAAAGAATTTTCATCCATCAAAAGAGATTCACTCTATTTTGTTAAGCAAGACAGACCTGAAGTTATTCTTGGAAAAATGTTATTTTTTGATCCCAAATTATCCAAATCCGACCAAATATCCTGCAGTTCCTGCCACGATCCGGAGATGGGATGGACAGACAAAAGACGTGTCGCATTGGGCAACGATCATCTTATGGGAAACCGAAATACAATTTCTCTCTACAATATTGCCGACAGAAAATCTTTTTTCTGGGACGGTCGAGCTCAGTCTTTAGAAGAACAAGCTTCCGGACCATTGGGAGCACACCACGAGATGGCAATGGATGTAAAAATTCTTCCTAAAAAATTACAAAAAATAAAAGGTTACAAAGTTTATTTCCAAAATGCTTATGGCGATGAAAAAATAACTTATGATAGAATTGTAAAAGCATTAGCCGAATTCCAGAAAACGATAAAAAGCCAACCGAGCCGATTTGATCAGTTCATTGATGGAAAATACAATGCGCTATCTGATAAAGAAATCTATGGAATGCATATTTTCCGTACAAAAGCCCGTTGTATGAATTGTCATAATGGACAAAACCTAACTGACGAATCTTTCCACAACATCGGTTTAACTTACTACAAAAGAGAATACGAAGATTTGGGACTTTACAATGTTACCAAAAAACCTGAAGATGTCGGCAAATTCAGAACGCCGCAATTGAGAGACCTTAATCTTACGAGACCTTGGATGCACAATGGTTTGTTTGATGATTTGGAAGGTATTGTGAATGTTTACAACAGCGGAATGCATATGATAGATCCGAAACCAGAACAAAAGCAGAAAGACCCAAATTATCCGGTTACCGATTCTATGATGCAACCATTAAAATTAACTAAAGACGAAAAGTCTGCGCTCATATCATTTTTAGAATCTCTCAACGGAACAAAATACAAAATGAGAAGACCAGAGTTTCCAATTAAATAA